One genomic segment of Campylobacter concisus includes these proteins:
- a CDS encoding AAA family ATPase → MDIENANFEWLIPNFLSKQSLNMVYAGAGAGKSMFAIHLCNYLVKNNVNLDEIVYMDADNGIDILQSRQVDKIMDNSNGKIKYILSNSSHRFTIFKKLNREFKVGEIKNRLIIIDSIRNFIKGSLSKDDNITRFMADLQGLRDKGATIIFLHHQPKQGMDKNDENYKGATAFMDSVDEAYYLQNESDSSISINDSEMIVSLKPKKKRSHTKEMVALIDTRELDLKFIEDDFIGLSDKEKISLQLAQEIIDQKGEICQSDLAIAIQKLANKNYYETVGRNTLWKLFDKFDGKLFDIKRLRGYQNCNKKVFVSRIMNKTPKSEQVNFDVHKIEVSTNDFESAKVANSNQLSINKSNLKFLTAIPVNIEPISNVDQHGYSTIRASVGSYCVDIKIINNDLDPLVNELKQCIKDYDKENSYPTFFGGDELLNILLKIKTINELKIVLRSDG, encoded by the coding sequence TTGGATATTGAAAATGCTAATTTTGAATGGCTGATACCGAATTTCCTTTCAAAACAGAGCTTAAATATGGTATATGCTGGTGCTGGTGCAGGCAAGAGCATGTTTGCTATCCATCTTTGTAATTACTTAGTGAAAAACAATGTTAATCTAGATGAAATTGTTTATATGGATGCTGATAACGGCATTGATATATTACAGAGTAGGCAAGTCGATAAAATTATGGATAATAGCAATGGAAAAATAAAATATATTCTCTCTAACAGCTCGCATAGATTTACTATATTTAAAAAGTTAAACAGAGAATTTAAAGTAGGTGAAATAAAAAATCGACTTATTATTATAGATAGTATTAGAAATTTTATAAAAGGTAGTCTAAGTAAAGATGATAATATAACAAGATTTATGGCAGACCTGCAAGGATTGAGAGACAAGGGTGCTACCATTATATTCCTCCACCACCAACCTAAGCAGGGAATGGATAAAAACGATGAGAATTATAAAGGCGCTACAGCCTTTATGGATAGTGTAGATGAAGCTTACTATTTACAAAACGAAAGTGACAGCTCGATTTCTATCAACGACAGTGAAATGATTGTTAGCTTAAAACCAAAGAAAAAGAGAAGCCACACAAAAGAGATGGTTGCTTTAATCGATACCAGGGAATTAGATCTAAAATTTATTGAAGATGATTTTATTGGGCTAAGTGACAAAGAAAAGATATCTTTACAACTGGCACAAGAAATTATTGATCAAAAAGGTGAAATTTGTCAAAGCGATCTTGCAATAGCCATACAAAAACTTGCAAATAAAAACTACTATGAAACGGTTGGACGTAATACGCTTTGGAAATTATTTGACAAATTTGATGGAAAACTTTTTGATATTAAACGATTAAGAGGATATCAAAATTGTAATAAAAAGGTATTTGTGAGCAGAATAATGAATAAAACACCAAAATCAGAACAAGTAAATTTCGACGTTCATAAAATTGAAGTATCAACCAATGATTTTGAAAGCGCAAAAGTAGCCAATAGCAACCAACTCTCTATAAACAAGAGCAATTTAAAGTTTTTAACCGCCATTCCTGTTAATATTGAGCCCATATCTAATGTTGATCAACATGGGTATTCAACAATACGAGCATCTGTAGGAAGCTATTGTGTAGATATTAAAATAATAAATAATGATCTTGATCCGCTCGTAAATGAGTTAAAACAATGTATAAAGGACTATGATAAGGAAAATTCGTATCCGACGTTTTTTGGTGGTGATGAACTATTAAATATTTTATTAAAGATTAAGACTATCAATGAATTAAAAATAGTTTTAAGAAGTGATGGCTAA